The following are encoded together in the Ictidomys tridecemlineatus isolate mIctTri1 chromosome X, mIctTri1.hap1, whole genome shotgun sequence genome:
- the LOC144371635 gene encoding centromere protein V-like protein 3, giving the protein MGRSRAHCPPVQVGVRSQAAGRELAAAKWRRGKARRKSWWRRVQETWAKNLLLPPQLRNQRAPAPTPAAPAMSPGELDLGAQRERWESFRKLRGLSCEGAAKFLLDTFEFPGLVYHTGGCHCGAVRFAAWAPEDLHVVECSCSLCKKKQHRHFLVPAERFTLLQGAESMVTYPSNTHPALHSFCSTCGVQSFHSAESDPRVYGVAPHCLDAGTVRSMVIEEVDGEAWEQEATEEEEEDDNAMQNASMEMALACPGQEEQ; this is encoded by the coding sequence ATGGGCAGGAGCCGCGCGCATTGCCCACCTGTCCAAGTGGGTGTCCGGAGCCAGGCGGCAGGCAGGGAGCTCGCAGCAGCCAAGTGGCGGAGGGGAAAGGCGCGGCGCAAGAGCTGGTGGCGGAGGGTCCAGGAGACCTGGGCCAAGAATCTGCTGCTCCCGCCACAGCTGCGGAACCAGCGGGCGCCCGCGCCCACCCCAGCGGCCCCTGCCATGTCCCCAGGTGAGCTGGACCTGGGCGCGCAGCGCGAGCGCTGGGAGTCGTTCCGCAAGCTGCGGGGTCTGAGCTGCGAGGGTGCCGCCAAGTTCCTACTGGACACCTTCGAGTTCCCGGGCCTGGTGTACCACACCGGGGGCTGCCACTGTGGCGCTGTCCGCTTTGCGGCCTGGGCCCCTGAGGATCTGCACGTGGTGGAGTGCAGCTGCAGTCTGTGCAAGAAGAAGCAGCACCGCCACTTCCTTGTTCCGGCAGAGCGCTTCACGCTGCTGCAGGGTGCTGAGAGCATGGTCACCTACCCGTCCAACACGCACCCGGCGCTGCACAGCTTCTGCAGCACATGCGGGGTGCAGAGCTTCCACTCCGCGGAGTCCGACCCGCGTGTGTACGGCGTCGCCCCGCACTGCCTGGACGCGGGCACTGTGCGCAGCATGGTCATCGAGGAGGTCGATGGTGAAGCTTGGGAACAGGAGGCcactgaagaggaggaggaggacgacaACGCCATGCAGAATGCGTCCATGGAGATGGCCCTTGCCTGTCCTGGTCAAGAGGAGCAGTGA